A single window of Candidatus Methanoperedens sp. DNA harbors:
- a CDS encoding amidohydrolase family protein, producing MADLIIKGGRVLTMNGGIIDGGVIAVESGLITFVGKGTKERAQEVIDAKGCAVMPGLINAHTHLPMTLFRGVADDLAYEEWTKKIQRAEAKLSPKDVRAGAYLGVLEMIKTGTTSFADMYIHMDEVAQVVEETGMRASLGYGMIEGRNEDSETKLKSRADFVRKWSGAGLSRITTMYAPHSALSCSREFLIKVREKARKDMVGIHIHVLETEDELNLMKKRYGMCSIKFLDSIDFLGSDVLAAHCVWLSDDDIGILKGKNVNVVHCPTSNMALGVGIAPVQKMLERGINVALGTDSAASSGSLDMWKEMRMASLLHKVKDPAAMPVSKVLEMATVNGARAMGINAGALAPGYLADVIIVDIKKPQFTSSNLISALVHGASGCDVKTTIVDGKILMEDYEIKVLDEEKIIEDAINAMLINIRDFAE from the coding sequence AGAGCACAGGAAGTGATTGATGCAAAAGGCTGCGCCGTCATGCCAGGTCTTATCAATGCCCATACCCATCTCCCCATGACTCTTTTCCGGGGAGTTGCTGACGACCTTGCTTATGAGGAATGGACAAAAAAGATTCAGAGAGCAGAGGCGAAACTGAGTCCCAAAGATGTAAGGGCTGGCGCATATCTTGGCGTGCTTGAGATGATTAAGACAGGCACGACATCCTTTGCAGACATGTATATCCATATGGATGAGGTAGCGCAGGTAGTGGAAGAAACAGGTATGAGAGCCTCATTAGGATACGGGATGATTGAAGGGCGGAACGAGGATTCAGAGACAAAACTAAAGAGCAGGGCGGATTTTGTGAGAAAATGGAGCGGCGCAGGATTGAGCAGGATTACGACCATGTACGCGCCGCATTCAGCGTTATCATGTTCAAGAGAGTTTTTGATTAAAGTCAGGGAAAAGGCGAGAAAGGATATGGTAGGGATTCATATCCATGTGCTTGAAACAGAAGATGAGTTGAATTTAATGAAAAAGCGATACGGGATGTGCTCCATAAAATTTCTCGACAGCATTGATTTCCTCGGTTCAGACGTTCTTGCTGCACACTGCGTCTGGCTGTCGGATGACGATATTGGTATCTTGAAAGGCAAAAATGTCAATGTCGTCCACTGCCCGACAAGCAACATGGCTCTTGGCGTCGGCATTGCGCCTGTGCAGAAGATGCTTGAGCGAGGCATAAACGTAGCGCTTGGCACTGACAGCGCAGCGTCAAGCGGGAGTCTTGATATGTGGAAGGAAATGCGGATGGCGTCGTTGCTTCACAAGGTCAAAGACCCCGCTGCGATGCCAGTATCAAAAGTGCTTGAGATGGCGACCGTGAACGGCGCGCGGGCGATGGGGATAAACGCAGGAGCGCTTGCGCCCGGATATCTGGCAGATGTTATTATTGTTGATATTAAAAAACCCCAGTTTACATCTTCGAATCTGATTTCGGCTCTTGTTCACGGCGCTTCGGGATGCGATGTAAAAACAACGATAGTTGACGGAAAAATATTGATGGAAGATTATGAGATAAAAGTGCTTGATGAGGAAAAAATAATCGAGGATGCTATTAATGCAATGTTAATAAATATCAGAGATTTTGCTGAATAA
- the eno gene encoding phosphopyruvate hydratase yields the protein MFAIENIHAREILDSRGNPTVEVDVFTEIGFGRASVPSGASTGTNEALELRDKDKRYHGKGVKIAVNNVNTEIKKALLGMDARNQRDIDRLMLELDGTQNKSRLGANAILGVSLSVAHAAADSLGLSLYRYLGGTNTFTLPCPTMNVINGGKHAGNELAIQEFMIQPVGAKTYSDALRMGVETYHMLGTVLSKKYGTSAVNVGYEGGYAPPLKNTKDALDSLIYAIEETGYDKKITIGLDAAASEFFKKDKYSIDGKTLSNDELADYYADLVKTYPILSIEDPFHEEAFDDFAALTKKLKDRIIVGDDLFVTNVKRLEKGIKINAANALLLKVNQIGTLSEAFDAARLAQKNRFKVVVSHRSAETEDTSIADISVALGAEMIKTGAPARSERNAKYNQLLRIEEELGKAARYIQL from the coding sequence TTGTTCGCAATCGAAAACATCCATGCGCGGGAAATACTTGATTCACGGGGAAACCCCACAGTCGAAGTCGATGTTTTTACAGAAATCGGATTCGGGAGAGCAAGCGTACCCTCGGGGGCATCCACAGGGACAAACGAGGCGCTTGAGCTGAGGGATAAAGACAAACGGTATCATGGAAAAGGCGTAAAGATAGCGGTAAACAATGTCAATACAGAAATAAAAAAAGCCCTTCTTGGCATGGACGCTCGAAACCAGCGCGATATAGACAGACTCATGCTTGAACTCGATGGAACCCAGAATAAATCACGGCTTGGCGCAAACGCAATTCTCGGGGTCTCACTTTCGGTAGCACATGCGGCAGCGGATTCGCTCGGGCTTTCTCTTTACCGCTACCTGGGCGGCACGAACACATTCACACTTCCATGCCCGACAATGAACGTGATAAACGGGGGAAAACATGCAGGCAACGAGCTTGCAATACAGGAATTCATGATCCAGCCAGTTGGGGCAAAGACATACTCAGACGCCCTGCGCATGGGGGTTGAGACATACCACATGCTCGGCACCGTGCTTTCGAAAAAATACGGTACTTCTGCTGTCAACGTGGGGTACGAAGGGGGTTATGCCCCGCCACTTAAGAATACAAAGGACGCACTTGATTCCCTCATCTATGCCATTGAAGAAACAGGATACGATAAAAAAATCACCATTGGTTTGGATGCGGCAGCTTCCGAGTTCTTCAAGAAGGATAAATACAGTATAGACGGAAAAACATTGTCAAACGATGAACTTGCGGATTATTATGCCGACCTTGTCAAGACCTATCCCATCCTTTCCATCGAAGACCCGTTCCATGAAGAGGCGTTCGATGATTTTGCGGCATTGACAAAAAAACTTAAGGACAGGATAATCGTGGGCGATGACCTCTTTGTGACAAATGTAAAGCGGCTTGAAAAAGGCATAAAGATAAACGCTGCGAATGCGCTGCTGCTGAAGGTCAACCAGATAGGCACGTTATCCGAGGCTTTTGACGCTGCAAGGCTGGCGCAGAAGAACAGGTTCAAAGTGGTCGTCAGCCACAGGTCAGCAGAGACCGAGGATACTTCAATTGCGGATATTTCAGTTGCTCTCGGCGCCGAGATGATAAAGACAGGAGCGCCTGCACGAAGCGAGCGCAATGCTAAGTACAATCAACTGCTGAGGATAGAAGAAGAACTTGGGAAAGCGGCAAGATATATTCAGCTTTGA
- a CDS encoding carboxymuconolactone decarboxylase family protein encodes MEPKKVIKSIDDKMGFTPEIMNMMGEMNPEMFDHYKKCDDGIQEDGALSAKVKVLMSLAVMAAQRCEPCCESQLRSALNHGATKEEIMETMNVIFITSGAPGVAACRKALNMLQGKEGVGGHGCVPGRRPR; translated from the coding sequence ATGGAACCCAAGAAAGTAATCAAAAGCATAGACGATAAAATGGGATTTACGCCGGAGATCATGAACATGATGGGTGAAATGAACCCCGAAATGTTCGACCATTACAAAAAATGCGATGACGGCATACAGGAAGACGGTGCACTTTCAGCAAAAGTAAAGGTACTGATGTCCCTGGCTGTTATGGCTGCACAGAGGTGCGAGCCTTGCTGCGAATCCCAGTTGAGGAGTGCGCTTAACCACGGTGCCACGAAGGAAGAGATAATGGAAACAATGAATGTAATTTTCATCACATCCGGAGCACCTGGCGTAGCTGCATGCAGAAAAGCCCTTAACATGTTACAGGGTAAAGAAGGTGTGGGCGGGCATGGCTGCGTACCTGGAAGAAGACCGAGATAA
- a CDS encoding ferritin-like domain-containing protein — translation MSNKIIDALNKDREDELSAIIQYMKHHYEGEGMESPEILDIFENTAKDEMKHAEKLGERINYLGGVPTKKPSMIVEGGDLKKMIQDDLAKENGAIKQYKEHIKLAAEEGDPTTRLMLEEILSEEEGHADTWETTLGIRK, via the coding sequence ATGAGCAACAAAATAATAGACGCATTGAACAAAGACCGCGAAGATGAATTGAGCGCCATAATACAATACATGAAGCATCATTATGAGGGAGAAGGGATGGAGAGCCCGGAAATCCTTGACATATTCGAAAACACAGCAAAGGACGAAATGAAACATGCTGAAAAGCTGGGTGAGCGCATCAATTACCTTGGCGGAGTACCCACAAAGAAGCCATCCATGATAGTGGAAGGCGGTGACTTAAAGAAGATGATTCAGGACGACCTCGCAAAAGAGAACGGGGCAATCAAACAATACAAGGAACATATCAAGCTGGCGGCTGAAGAGGGCGACCCTACCACGAGGCTCATGCTGGAAGAAATCCTCTCAGAAGAAGAGGGACATGCCGATACGTGGGAGACCACGCTTGGAATAAGAAAATAA
- the mcrC gene encoding methyl-coenzyme M reductase I operon protein C, translating to MFGRETQLVDCREAMGLGRGGGLAQRGTLSEAARPDVVAIAMTPGRRHITKPVCEITQGLRREGVQVSVLVLEAGAGVPMDEVGSSTVSRGYGSSFGISAKEIEQIARHRLVLLHMGNVNSHILLKTKKILKYINIPAVIACEYPIDFEDFAKAGIKTKIIKPKTPETEGTVVAIVSGITRGETCSRIKLNELAKEIRYILGQMAEEAHAVRSDLLISEGLMANMEEGE from the coding sequence ATGTTTGGAAGAGAGACCCAGTTAGTGGATTGCAGGGAGGCGATGGGGCTCGGGCGCGGAGGGGGTCTTGCCCAGCGCGGAACCCTTTCGGAAGCAGCAAGACCCGATGTGGTTGCAATTGCCATGACGCCGGGCAGGCGCCATATTACAAAGCCCGTATGCGAGATTACACAGGGACTGCGCAGGGAAGGAGTACAGGTAAGCGTTCTTGTGCTCGAGGCAGGGGCAGGCGTCCCGATGGATGAAGTCGGAAGCTCCACGGTTTCAAGAGGCTACGGCTCTTCCTTCGGTATATCTGCAAAGGAAATAGAACAGATAGCAAGGCACAGGCTTGTGTTATTGCATATGGGAAATGTCAATTCTCACATACTTTTGAAAACAAAGAAAATCCTGAAGTATATCAATATACCCGCAGTCATCGCCTGCGAATACCCTATTGATTTTGAGGATTTCGCAAAAGCCGGCATAAAGACTAAAATAATAAAACCAAAAACCCCTGAAACCGAAGGTACTGTGGTTGCGATCGTGAGCGGCATAACCAGGGGTGAAACATGTTCAAGGATTAAACTCAATGAACTGGCTAAGGAGATACGGTATATACTGGGTCAGATGGCAGAAGAGGCTCATGCGGTCAGAAGCGATCTACTGATAAGTGAAGGGCTTATGGCTAATATGGAAGAAGGTGAATGA
- a CDS encoding DUF2180 family protein, which yields MKCYICAKMGKDEDAVAACIVCGMGVCMEHAIYETTPVWKGDYPVRLEKDIENLRRIMCPPCHEALKENW from the coding sequence TTGAAATGTTATATATGTGCTAAAATGGGAAAGGATGAGGATGCGGTGGCAGCCTGTATAGTATGCGGAATGGGTGTGTGCATGGAACATGCAATCTATGAAACAACCCCGGTCTGGAAGGGTGATTACCCTGTAAGACTTGAGAAAGACATAGAGAACCTGAGAAGGATAATGTGCCCGCCGTGCCATGAAGCTTTAAAGGAGAACTGGTGA
- a CDS encoding DUF2180 family protein, which yields MLKCYECAEHESAEEAVALCIMCGKGLCMEHAHRVDLPIWTGGYPAPVKMLKKGLPRFVCRECGNILMPGACE from the coding sequence ATGTTGAAATGTTACGAATGCGCTGAACATGAATCCGCTGAAGAAGCCGTTGCCCTGTGCATAATGTGCGGCAAAGGGCTCTGTATGGAACATGCCCACAGGGTTGACCTTCCGATATGGACGGGAGGATACCCTGCACCTGTAAAGATGCTTAAGAAAGGTCTTCCGAGGTTCGTATGCCGCGAATGCGGCAATATCCTGATGCCCGGAGCATGTGAGTAA
- a CDS encoding 4Fe-4S binding protein yields MPIGGALVEGKTEAGLIGPGSFIENKVSGWATFRPVRDRDKCTMCLLCWFYCPEGTIVRISDRGDLLTNYDYCKGCGICANECPVDAIKMVRARV; encoded by the coding sequence ATGCCAATCGGCGGCGCCCTCGTTGAGGGAAAAACAGAGGCAGGTCTGATAGGACCGGGCAGTTTCATTGAGAATAAGGTGTCGGGATGGGCAACCTTCCGTCCTGTGCGCGACAGGGATAAATGCACCATGTGCCTATTATGCTGGTTCTATTGCCCCGAAGGTACCATCGTGCGCATATCAGACAGGGGAGACCTGTTGACCAATTACGACTACTGCAAGGGCTGTGGCATATGTGCCAACGAATGCCCCGTGGATGCAATAAAAATGGTGAGGGCAAGGGTTTGA
- the porA gene encoding pyruvate ferredoxin oxidoreductase, giving the protein MNPESVKVITGDHAAAIGAKLCRVEVVPAYPITPQTLIIEHIADFVNDGEMDAKFLTMESEHSVMSAAAAASAAGARVFTATSSQGLAFMYEMLYATAPLRLPIVMVNASRTLGAPPGIWCEYNDSMGVRDSGWLQVYVEDNQEALDMVIQSYRISEDRRVLLPVMPCLDGFVLTHTVEPVEVPKQQDVDSFLPPYTPDIILDPSRPAMIGIFMPAEYIMEMRRQTAGAVESARSVIQDVNDEFARLFGRNYGGLIDTYRMEDAEAALITMGTVTSTAREVVDELRGEGKKVGLVKLRFFRPFPAEELRKVLSGVSAVGVFDRSISYHGGGPAYNEIRSALYGATMPVVNHLAGLGGRDVTREQIIKMFEIILKAAKGEKVKAVNWHNTRGEAV; this is encoded by the coding sequence ATGAATCCAGAAAGTGTGAAAGTAATCACCGGAGACCATGCGGCTGCAATAGGCGCAAAACTCTGCCGCGTTGAGGTGGTGCCAGCGTATCCGATTACTCCGCAGACGCTTATCATCGAACACATTGCGGATTTTGTGAACGACGGGGAAATGGATGCCAAGTTCCTTACAATGGAGTCGGAGCACAGTGTGATGAGCGCAGCCGCCGCCGCATCAGCAGCAGGTGCAAGGGTATTTACGGCAACCTCATCCCAAGGATTGGCGTTCATGTACGAGATGCTCTATGCAACCGCGCCGCTTCGCCTTCCAATAGTCATGGTAAATGCCAGCCGGACGCTTGGAGCTCCTCCCGGTATATGGTGCGAGTATAATGACTCCATGGGTGTAAGGGACTCAGGATGGCTTCAGGTATATGTGGAAGATAACCAGGAAGCGCTTGACATGGTTATCCAGTCTTACAGGATTTCTGAGGATAGGCGCGTCCTGCTTCCGGTAATGCCGTGCCTTGACGGTTTTGTACTCACACACACGGTCGAACCAGTGGAAGTTCCGAAGCAGCAGGATGTAGATTCCTTCCTGCCGCCTTATACGCCAGATATTATTCTTGACCCATCAAGACCTGCGATGATAGGGATTTTCATGCCCGCAGAGTACATAATGGAAATGCGGCGGCAGACTGCAGGTGCTGTGGAATCAGCCAGGAGCGTCATCCAGGATGTTAATGATGAATTTGCTCGACTCTTTGGAAGAAATTACGGCGGATTGATAGATACGTATCGGATGGAGGATGCTGAGGCTGCATTGATAACCATGGGCACTGTTACAAGTACGGCGCGGGAAGTTGTGGACGAATTGCGTGGAGAGGGAAAAAAAGTGGGTCTTGTCAAGCTTCGATTCTTCAGACCATTTCCAGCAGAGGAATTGAGGAAAGTATTATCGGGCGTAAGTGCAGTCGGGGTTTTTGACCGTTCAATATCCTACCACGGCGGTGGACCAGCCTACAACGAGATTCGCTCGGCGCTCTATGGCGCGACAATGCCTGTGGTCAATCATCTCGCAGGTCTGGGGGGAAGGGATGTGACCAGAGAGCAGATAATAAAAATGTTCGAGATAATACTGAAAGCAGCAAAGGGCGAAAAAGTGAAGGCAGTGAACTGGCATAACACGAGGGGTGAGGCTGTATGA
- a CDS encoding thiamine pyrophosphate-dependent enzyme has protein sequence MRLKDLPDDNLFTAGHTACPGCGVAMSIRNAIRILGKDTAVYVPASCAVVFGTTFPYGAWKVPFFHTAFENTGACLTGMQAAFEKKGKKVIAVGFAGDGGTYDIGLQSMSGAAERNDDILYICLDNEAYMNTGIQRSGGTPFGAWTTTTPVGKMSQGNRRFKKNLGDIVVAHEIPYYATLSIGHPLDFIRKVEKAKDIKGFRFLHMFTPCIPGWKMDPAKTVEVTKLAVESGMWTLYEVENGEKRITYKPGKMKRVREYLMMQGRFRHMNEEDIKTLQTWVCRKWNLHYKEKGAPEVCEIEMPEEHHAVTEEHREMHGP, from the coding sequence ATGAGGCTCAAAGATTTACCCGATGATAATTTGTTCACGGCAGGACATACCGCATGTCCTGGATGCGGGGTTGCGATGTCCATCAGGAATGCGATAAGGATACTGGGAAAAGATACAGCTGTTTATGTACCGGCAAGCTGCGCCGTGGTTTTTGGCACCACATTCCCGTACGGAGCGTGGAAAGTGCCTTTTTTCCACACGGCATTTGAAAACACCGGGGCATGCCTGACAGGCATGCAGGCGGCATTCGAGAAAAAAGGAAAAAAGGTCATTGCTGTCGGGTTTGCCGGGGACGGCGGGACGTACGACATAGGTTTGCAGAGCATGTCAGGAGCAGCAGAGCGCAATGATGATATCCTTTATATCTGCCTCGATAACGAGGCGTACATGAACACAGGGATACAGCGAAGCGGAGGCACGCCCTTCGGGGCATGGACGACCACCACGCCAGTGGGAAAGATGTCACAGGGAAACCGCCGCTTTAAGAAAAACCTCGGCGACATCGTGGTAGCGCATGAGATACCTTATTATGCAACGCTATCCATCGGTCATCCTCTTGATTTCATAAGGAAAGTGGAGAAGGCAAAAGATATCAAAGGCTTCCGCTTTCTTCACATGTTCACCCCATGCATCCCGGGCTGGAAGATGGACCCGGCAAAGACCGTGGAAGTAACAAAACTGGCTGTGGAGAGCGGGATGTGGACCCTGTACGAGGTCGAGAACGGTGAGAAAAGAATTACCTACAAGCCAGGAAAAATGAAAAGAGTGAGGGAATACCTGATGATGCAGGGGCGTTTCCGACACATGAACGAGGAGGATATAAAGACGCTCCAGACGTGGGTGTGCAGGAAATGGAACCTGCATTACAAGGAAAAAGGCGCTCCTGAGGTATGCGAAATCGAGATGCCTGAGGAGCATCATGCTGTTACAGAGGAACACAGAGAGATGCATGGACCATGA
- a CDS encoding glutaredoxin family protein has protein sequence MKKIKPKLYTLSTCMHCSATKRFLKEHGIDYDYVDVDRLNGKEKEEVRQEVMKLSGGLRFPTIVVGKKVIVGFYEDKLREALGL, from the coding sequence ATGAAGAAGATAAAACCAAAACTCTACACGCTGAGCACCTGCATGCATTGCAGTGCAACAAAGCGCTTTTTAAAAGAACATGGGATTGATTATGACTATGTGGATGTGGATAGATTAAACGGTAAGGAAAAAGAAGAAGTTCGCCAGGAAGTGATGAAACTCAGCGGGGGTTTGAGGTTTCCGACCATAGTGGTGGGAAAGAAAGTAATCGTGGGGTTCTATGAGGATAAGTTGAGAGAGGCGCTGGGGTTATGA
- a CDS encoding ferredoxin:glutaredoxin reductase, which yields MRTVAEMFAEMKKIAEEEGYQFNPVKEELDDILHGLWDNEHRYGYMSCPCRMASGVLADDMDIICPCNYRDADVEEFGCCLCVLYVSDDWISGKKKHEPIPERRPQEYYLKGYPSIIEQKGAGGKEMEQVYRCTVCGYLCAREEPPDLCPICRAKKEMFEKFEMG from the coding sequence ATGAGAACCGTTGCCGAAATGTTCGCCGAGATGAAGAAAATCGCTGAAGAGGAAGGCTACCAGTTCAATCCGGTAAAGGAGGAACTTGACGACATCCTCCATGGGCTGTGGGATAACGAGCACCGCTATGGCTATATGTCGTGTCCCTGCCGCATGGCAAGCGGCGTGCTGGCTGATGACATGGATATAATCTGCCCGTGCAACTATCGAGATGCGGATGTTGAGGAGTTCGGCTGCTGCCTTTGCGTGCTTTATGTGAGCGATGACTGGATAAGCGGGAAGAAGAAGCATGAACCTATTCCGGAGCGGCGCCCGCAGGAGTATTATTTGAAAGGTTATCCGAGTATAATAGAACAGAAAGGAGCAGGAGGAAAAGAAATGGAGCAGGTTTACAGGTGTACGGTGTGCGGCTATCTCTGCGCAAGGGAAGAGCCGCCTGATCTTTGTCCGATTTGCAGGGCGAAGAAGGAGATGTTCGAGAAGTTTGAGATGGGGTAG
- a CDS encoding nucleotidyltransferase domain-containing protein encodes MKEIKSAEGIIKKQIFEILQNIGYSAKKIILFGSRARKDFTRFSDYDILIITDRTVEIKEKMSLSKKIREYLAKSGFDVDVIIKSDVEVQFLRDKPGSIVKNALKEGVAL; translated from the coding sequence ATGAAAGAGATAAAAAGTGCTGAAGGGATTATAAAAAAGCAGATTTTTGAAATATTACAGAATATAGGATATTCGGCAAAGAAAATAATTCTTTTTGGTTCCAGAGCACGAAAGGACTTTACTCGATTCAGCGATTACGATATTCTCATAATAACGGACAGGACAGTTGAAATTAAAGAGAAAATGAGCCTGTCTAAAAAAATAAGGGAATATCTGGCAAAATCAGGGTTTGATGTGGATGTGATAATAAAATCGGACGTTGAGGTTCAATTTTTAAGAGATAAGCCTGGCAGCATTGTGAAGAACGCCTTAAAAGAGGGCGTTGCGTTATGA
- a CDS encoding HEPN domain-containing protein, whose translation MNDDYIQKWIIKAKNDFKIAGHELAQSDDEMVTDAVCFHCQQAVEKLFKAYLASKNIEFGKTHNLEFLLELCKAHDPDFENLNVGNLSFYAVEIRYPDEFYIPSVAEAKECFKIASIARDFMLGKLESEGEG comes from the coding sequence ATGAATGACGATTATATCCAGAAGTGGATTATAAAAGCGAAAAACGATTTTAAAATAGCAGGACACGAACTTGCTCAATCTGATGACGAAATGGTTACGGATGCTGTATGTTTTCACTGCCAGCAAGCTGTTGAAAAATTATTTAAAGCATATCTCGCCTCAAAAAACATAGAATTTGGAAAGACACATAATCTTGAGTTTTTGCTGGAACTCTGTAAAGCACATGACCCAGATTTTGAAAATTTAAATGTGGGAAACCTTTCGTTTTATGCGGTAGAAATCAGGTATCCTGATGAGTTTTACATCCCTTCGGTGGCAGAGGCTAAAGAGTGTTTTAAGATTGCTTCTATTGCCAGGGATTTTATGTTAGGAAAGCTGGAATCCGAGGGGGAGGGATAA
- a CDS encoding nucleotidyltransferase domain-containing protein yields the protein MQANIKPIIEEFKVRVQKLYGKRLKNIILYGSWARGMAKEHSDIDLVVILEGMVRPGKEIDRMIDIITDLQLKYNALISVYPVSEKKYMTVKSPLLLNIHREGIPA from the coding sequence ATGCAAGCGAATATCAAACCAATCATAGAAGAATTCAAAGTCAGAGTCCAAAAATTATATGGAAAAAGATTAAAAAATATCATCCTTTACGGCTCATGGGCAAGAGGCATGGCAAAAGAACATTCCGATATCGACCTCGTTGTAATTCTTGAAGGAATGGTTCGCCCTGGAAAAGAAATCGACAGGATGATAGACATAATCACAGACCTTCAACTGAAGTACAATGCCCTGATATCCGTGTATCCCGTATCTGAAAAAAAGTACATGACCGTTAAAAGTCCTCTATTGTTAAATATACATAGAGAAGGCATCCCTGCATGA
- a CDS encoding NAD(P)H-dependent oxidoreductase: MSEILIVYYSRSGNTEKLARAVAEGVREGRGAPTLKSVDEVDINELPNYDGIIAGSPVYYGMMAAELKKFFDESVVVRRKLFNKVGAAFATGAHRTGGKETTLISILQAMLIAGLVVVGDPFETGGHYGAAGSDEVGLKEGRALGKRVAELAEQLMKK, encoded by the coding sequence ATGTCCGAAATCCTAATAGTCTATTACTCCCGTTCAGGCAACACGGAAAAGCTCGCAAGAGCAGTCGCAGAGGGCGTGCGCGAAGGCAGAGGAGCTCCAACACTAAAATCGGTAGATGAAGTTGATATCAATGAACTTCCCAACTATGACGGCATCATAGCAGGCTCTCCGGTCTATTATGGCATGATGGCTGCCGAACTCAAAAAATTCTTTGACGAATCAGTTGTGGTGAGGAGAAAGCTCTTCAATAAAGTGGGCGCAGCATTTGCCACAGGCGCCCACAGGACAGGAGGAAAGGAGACAACGCTCATCTCGATTCTCCAGGCAATGCTCATAGCCGGGCTTGTAGTGGTGGGCGACCCTTTCGAGACTGGCGGGCACTACGGCGCCGCTGGCTCTGACGAGGTCGGGTTGAAAGAAGGAAGGGCGCTTGGGAAAAGAGTGGCTGAGCTTGCCGAACAATTAATGAAAAAATGA
- a CDS encoding alpha/beta hydrolase, with the protein MNSKKRQPKTKSKEIEKKSGIKLKILIAIIGAILLLAVVYFLFAQGSDTWTVSKDGILSYPENRGKVDVKVLNTTKGSNYTLETISFASKDYTVEGLLRIPSSDKKMPAVVILPGATVPKEGTQGLAELLSNLGYASLGIEQRNRGGVNPQYDYELFKAGEEPIEHKMVFDALRSVDVLKQDSRIEAKRIAIIGESNGGRFAIIAAAIDPEIEGVIGISTSGYDTESQTAGINDETLIRFYRSIDPDTYLGFLPPRKLVMLHSDNDNIIPIDLAKKTFEKAKEPKQFYNVTTGTHGFSEGMREPIENEIRQMLG; encoded by the coding sequence ATGAACTCAAAAAAGCGTCAGCCGAAGACAAAATCAAAGGAAATCGAGAAAAAATCAGGGATAAAATTAAAAATTCTTATTGCCATCATTGGCGCCATTTTACTTCTGGCTGTTGTTTATTTTCTCTTCGCACAGGGAAGTGATACGTGGACTGTGAGCAAGGATGGTATTCTTTCGTATCCTGAAAACCGGGGTAAAGTTGATGTCAAAGTGCTTAATACCACCAAGGGAAGCAACTACACCCTTGAAACCATATCTTTTGCAAGCAAGGATTATACAGTAGAGGGACTCCTTCGCATCCCATCCTCCGACAAAAAAATGCCTGCCGTTGTTATTCTTCCCGGCGCCACAGTTCCGAAGGAAGGAACACAGGGGCTGGCTGAGCTTCTTTCCAATCTCGGATATGCAAGCCTCGGCATAGAGCAGCGCAACCGCGGTGGTGTGAATCCCCAATACGATTACGAGTTATTCAAAGCTGGAGAAGAGCCCATAGAGCATAAGATGGTGTTTGATGCCCTGCGTTCAGTGGATGTTTTGAAGCAGGATTCGAGGATCGAAGCTAAGAGGATCGCTATTATCGGAGAAAGCAACGGCGGGCGCTTCGCTATTATCGCAGCAGCGATTGACCCCGAAATCGAGGGCGTTATCGGCATCAGCACAAGCGGTTATGACACGGAATCGCAGACTGCAGGTATAAATGATGAAACTCTTATCAGGTTTTACCGTTCCATAGACCCCGATACCTATCTTGGCTTTCTCCCCCCGCGCAAACTCGTGATGCTGCATTCGGACAATGATAATATTATCCCTATTGACCTTGCAAAAAAAACCTTTGAAAAGGCAAAAGAGCCGAAACAGTTTTATAACGTAACAACTGGAACACACGGCTTCAGCGAGGGCATGAGAGAGCCTATTGAGAACGAAATAAGGCAGATGCTTGGATAG